The Candidatus Abyssobacteria bacterium SURF_5 genome has a segment encoding these proteins:
- a CDS encoding magnesium chelatase ATPase subunit I codes for MKDLKLNFPFTAIVGQEKMKLALILNAINPKLSGVLIRGEKGTAKSTAVRSLAVLLPTLSVVKGCPFHCDPSDIHKMCLQCKEKAVNKVNLEAEERQTRVINLPVNATEDRVVGTLDLEHAIKKGEKKFEPGVLADANRGILYVDEVNLLDDHIVDVLLDSAAMGVNSIEREGVSYSHPSEFILVGTMNPEEGELRPQLLDRFGLCVNIEGIADPLQRVEVVKRWVAFEEDAKLFLREWEAAETELREKIVFAREILPRVRISDDILNKIAHISIEIGVDGHRADIIMMKTAKTVAAFHQRTSVTYQDLEEAAEMALQHRVRRKPFEEVVLDRERISAVLKEHATLSR; via the coding sequence ATGAAAGATTTAAAGCTCAATTTTCCCTTCACCGCTATTGTCGGCCAGGAGAAGATGAAACTGGCGCTCATCTTGAATGCAATCAACCCCAAGCTCTCGGGCGTTCTTATCCGCGGAGAGAAAGGGACGGCCAAATCAACCGCCGTCAGATCGCTTGCCGTTCTGCTGCCGACTTTGAGTGTCGTGAAGGGATGCCCATTTCACTGTGACCCGTCGGACATCCACAAGATGTGTTTGCAGTGTAAGGAGAAGGCGGTCAACAAGGTGAACCTGGAGGCGGAGGAGCGGCAAACGCGGGTGATAAACCTGCCGGTGAACGCAACCGAGGACAGGGTAGTCGGCACGCTGGATTTGGAGCACGCGATCAAAAAGGGCGAAAAGAAATTCGAGCCGGGCGTTCTGGCGGACGCGAATCGCGGGATCCTTTACGTCGACGAGGTAAATCTTCTGGACGATCATATAGTTGATGTGCTGCTCGATTCGGCGGCAATGGGCGTCAATTCAATCGAGAGAGAGGGCGTTTCCTACTCGCATCCGTCGGAATTCATTTTGGTGGGAACGATGAATCCGGAGGAGGGGGAGTTGAGGCCGCAGTTGCTGGACAGATTCGGATTATGCGTGAATATTGAGGGGATTGCAGATCCGCTGCAGCGGGTTGAGGTAGTAAAGCGTTGGGTGGCCTTTGAAGAAGACGCAAAATTATTCTTACGCGAGTGGGAGGCAGCCGAAACCGAGCTGCGCGAGAAGATTGTTTTTGCACGGGAGATCCTTCCCCGCGTGCGCATTTCGGACGACATTCTCAACAAGATCGCGCACATCTCGATCGAGATCGGCGTGGACGGGCATCGCGCCGATATCATCATGATGAAGACAGCCAAGACCGTAGCGGCATTTCATCAGCGGACCTCCGTCACGTATCAGGACCTTGAAGAGGCGGCGGAAATGGCGCTGCAGCATCGCGTGCGGCGGAAGCCCTTCGAGGAAGTGGTTCTCGATCGCGAGCGCATTTCGGCTGTTTTAAAAGAACACGCGACGCTAAGCAGGTAG
- a CDS encoding DUF1858 domain-containing protein codes for MMEKKIDSGWLIGEVLQEFPETLPVFEKYFGETCITYPGAHLETIEFGSVMHSLDTDEVLSELNRCITDTKPE; via the coding sequence ATGATGGAAAAGAAAATCGATTCCGGCTGGCTTATCGGGGAAGTTCTCCAGGAGTTTCCGGAAACTTTGCCGGTGTTTGAAAAGTATTTTGGCGAAACCTGTATCACATACCCGGGCGCTCATCTGGAGACCATTGAATTTGGCTCGGTAATGCATTCTCTCGATACGGACGAAGTGCTCAGTGAACTGAATAGATGTATCACCGATACCAAACCTGAATGA
- a CDS encoding dTDP-4-dehydrorhamnose 3,5-epimerase, with product MIEGVQKIPLVRHADDRGFVTEILRSDSPHYNKFGQIYVASCRRNVVKAWHCHRKQTDHFHVVKGTAKIGLYDDRPESSTKGEYNQFILGDDGENVLLIIPPMVWHGQMGLSEMSYLINIPTEPYNAKDPDELRKGIGELEDIWTIKNR from the coding sequence ATGATTGAAGGGGTCCAAAAGATTCCGCTGGTACGCCACGCCGACGACCGGGGATTCGTAACGGAAATCCTGCGGTCAGATTCACCCCATTACAATAAATTCGGACAGATCTATGTCGCCAGTTGCCGTCGCAATGTTGTCAAGGCCTGGCATTGTCACCGGAAGCAGACCGACCATTTCCATGTGGTGAAGGGAACGGCGAAAATCGGGCTTTATGATGACAGGCCGGAGAGTTCGACGAAGGGTGAATACAATCAGTTCATCCTTGGCGATGACGGAGAGAACGTCCTTCTGATCATCCCGCCGATGGTCTGGCACGGCCAGATGGGTCTCAGCGAGATGAGCTATCTCATTAACATTCCAACCGAGCCATATAACGCAAAAGACCCCGACGAACTGCGTAAGGGAATCGGCGAACTGGAAGATATCTGGACGATCAAGAACCGGTGA
- a CDS encoding DUF2267 domain-containing protein — protein MSQALEIFDKTFHKTNRWLQEIMSELSWDDRHKAYLALRATLQTLRDRLTLEEAVQFGAQLPMLIRGFYYEGWEPAKPPVKMHKEDFLSRVKSQFDEEIDAEQVVKAVFRVISRRVTEGEMEDVKAVLPQDLEKLWPAK, from the coding sequence ATGAGTCAGGCACTTGAAATATTTGATAAGACCTTTCATAAAACAAATCGCTGGTTACAGGAGATCATGTCTGAATTGAGCTGGGACGACCGGCACAAGGCGTACCTCGCGCTGCGTGCGACACTGCAGACCTTGCGGGATCGCCTGACGCTCGAGGAAGCCGTCCAATTTGGGGCGCAGTTGCCGATGCTGATACGCGGATTCTATTATGAGGGATGGGAACCGGCGAAGCCGCCTGTGAAGATGCATAAGGAGGATTTTCTCTCCAGGGTCAAGAGCCAGTTCGACGAGGAAATCGACGCCGAGCAGGTCGTCAAGGCTGTTTTCCGTGTCATCTCGCGCAGAGTGACTGAAGGCGAAATGGAGGACGTGAAAGCCGTTCTGCCTCAAGACCTGGAGAAACTTTGGCCTGCCAAATGA
- a CDS encoding YkgJ family cysteine cluster protein, producing MYSYSRVIYKEIYTASPPRPWVAGDVKAISSASAKQENKHQIKGSEHFRFSCEKCGSCCSLWVPVTDEDVRSLMKHTALPADKIVQFVGSSRIQATRGSIIWVRFGPAEADKKAMCLREIDDTCFLLRANRCIAYESRPAVCREHPFVLRMDKTGRKILSVELNKAAECGHSWRGHLSKRELKKIHFLNLDRDTRYWARVNRWNRRKKHGSEKEFLEFLGLMDPV from the coding sequence TTGTACTCTTATAGTAGAGTTATTTACAAAGAGATTTACACCGCCAGTCCGCCCCGGCCATGGGTTGCGGGGGATGTTAAAGCTATCTCATCCGCGTCCGCGAAACAAGAAAACAAACATCAGATCAAAGGATCCGAGCATTTTCGCTTCTCCTGTGAAAAATGCGGTTCCTGCTGTTCGCTCTGGGTGCCGGTAACCGACGAGGACGTCCGCAGCCTCATGAAACACACGGCTCTTCCTGCGGATAAAATCGTCCAATTCGTTGGATCTTCAAGGATTCAAGCCACCCGGGGCTCGATAATTTGGGTGCGGTTCGGCCCTGCAGAAGCTGATAAGAAGGCGATGTGTCTTCGCGAAATCGACGACACCTGCTTCTTGCTTCGGGCGAACCGGTGCATCGCCTATGAGAGCAGGCCGGCGGTTTGCAGAGAACATCCATTCGTGCTGCGGATGGATAAGACCGGCAGGAAAATTCTCTCTGTGGAATTGAACAAAGCGGCTGAGTGTGGCCATTCGTGGCGGGGTCACCTTTCAAAGCGTGAACTGAAGAAAATACATTTCTTGAACCTCGACCGGGATACGCGGTATTGGGCGAGGGTTAACCGTTGGAATCGTCGAAAAAAGCACGGGTCGGAAAAAGAATTCCTTGAATTCCTGGGGTTAATGGACCCGGTTTAG
- a CDS encoding VWA domain-containing protein, with protein MNSRSKVCAAPVYPFTAIVGQEQLLLALILNAINPSISGVLIRGEKGTAKSTAVRALADLLPEIETVSDCPFNCHPRDVENMCRSCRRRFSTGDALPISSRKVQVINLPIGATEDRVVGTIDFEFALRSGKRRIETGLLAAANRNILYVDEVNLLDDHIVNLMLDTMISGTNIIEREGISFNHPSRFVLVGTMNPEEGELRPQLLDRFGLCVSVEGITDIAARVELIKRREQFDSAPEQFLCKWEVMQASLGEQIRRAIAFLPRVEVPEKTRKFITQICLVNQVDGHRADIYLEKAARTIAALNQRRTPVLDDLSRAASLVLPHRSRRTDLPKKTLEDFHRMLAEELAKEQDLKAQRQELPGEDDSLVEVESNESSLNGESVDESDAAGSACGLGDDDNSDMQGDSGKLEPGAQSEIVGASQELREKNFKERLFGVGDVFRVPPLLLEKDRNYRRKSGRRMPTKTLRKTGRYIRSTSERRNDDMAFDATIRAAAPHQKGRPKEEVAIVIEESDIREKVREMKVGSLLLFVVDASGSMGTRLMTETKAAMISLLLDAYQRRDKVALVTFKGDSAEVLLPPTNSIDLAKKLLEDLPAGGKTPLGQGLLKAHELLVNYLRRDSQTLPLMVLISDGEANVGVKREKCYEGPGYAALLEELFTIAKMIREDKRIKTLVIDTEERRFSVFRNSASSPSMAQRIAKAMGSSYCKIEDFRAGGLIRAVKKEL; from the coding sequence ATGAACAGCCGCAGCAAGGTTTGTGCCGCACCCGTCTACCCGTTCACCGCGATTGTCGGTCAGGAACAACTCTTGCTCGCTTTAATCCTGAACGCGATCAATCCGTCCATTTCCGGAGTGCTCATTCGCGGGGAAAAAGGAACGGCCAAATCAACCGCGGTTCGCGCACTCGCCGATCTGCTGCCCGAGATCGAGACAGTTTCCGACTGCCCTTTCAATTGTCATCCCCGAGACGTAGAGAACATGTGCCGCAGTTGCCGCCGTCGATTTTCGACCGGCGACGCCCTTCCCATATCCAGCCGAAAGGTCCAGGTCATTAATCTTCCTATTGGGGCGACAGAAGACAGGGTCGTCGGAACGATTGATTTTGAATTTGCGCTCAGGTCGGGAAAAAGGAGGATCGAAACCGGCTTATTGGCGGCTGCAAACCGGAACATCCTCTACGTCGATGAAGTGAATCTTCTGGACGACCACATAGTGAACCTCATGCTCGATACCATGATCAGCGGAACCAATATCATCGAGCGCGAGGGGATCTCATTCAATCATCCTTCCCGATTCGTGCTGGTGGGGACAATGAATCCTGAGGAGGGAGAATTGCGGCCGCAGTTGCTCGACCGGTTCGGCCTGTGCGTCAGCGTCGAGGGGATTACTGATATTGCAGCGCGGGTTGAGTTGATCAAACGACGAGAACAATTTGACTCCGCCCCGGAACAGTTCCTTTGCAAGTGGGAAGTGATGCAGGCTTCACTCGGAGAACAGATACGGCGCGCAATTGCCTTTCTGCCCCGGGTGGAGGTGCCGGAGAAAACGAGAAAATTTATCACGCAGATCTGTCTGGTCAACCAGGTGGACGGCCATCGCGCCGATATCTATCTGGAGAAGGCGGCACGCACGATTGCCGCACTGAACCAGCGAAGGACCCCCGTCCTCGACGATCTCAGCCGCGCCGCCTCTTTGGTGCTCCCGCACCGATCGCGCAGAACCGATCTCCCCAAGAAGACGCTCGAGGATTTTCATCGGATGCTGGCCGAGGAACTCGCAAAAGAGCAAGACCTGAAGGCGCAACGCCAAGAGCTGCCCGGGGAGGATGATTCGCTGGTCGAGGTCGAATCGAACGAATCCTCGCTCAATGGCGAAAGTGTGGATGAATCAGACGCAGCCGGATCCGCATGCGGATTGGGAGACGACGATAATTCCGACATGCAGGGTGACAGCGGCAAGCTCGAACCAGGAGCGCAAAGCGAAATTGTCGGAGCCTCTCAGGAGCTTCGGGAAAAAAATTTCAAGGAGCGCCTGTTTGGAGTCGGCGACGTTTTTCGGGTGCCGCCGCTCTTGCTGGAAAAGGACAGGAATTACCGGAGAAAGAGCGGGCGCCGGATGCCGACCAAGACGTTGCGCAAAACCGGACGCTATATCCGCAGCACATCGGAGCGCCGGAACGATGACATGGCTTTCGATGCCACTATCCGCGCCGCCGCTCCTCACCAGAAGGGTCGGCCGAAGGAAGAGGTCGCGATTGTTATTGAGGAATCCGATATTCGCGAAAAGGTGCGGGAGATGAAGGTGGGAAGCCTCCTGCTTTTCGTGGTGGACGCGAGCGGATCCATGGGGACTCGGCTGATGACCGAGACCAAAGCGGCAATGATCAGCCTGCTGCTTGATGCCTATCAGCGCCGCGATAAGGTGGCCTTGGTCACTTTCAAGGGGGATTCCGCGGAGGTGCTCCTGCCGCCCACCAACAGCATCGACCTCGCCAAGAAACTGCTCGAAGACCTTCCTGCCGGAGGAAAGACGCCACTGGGCCAGGGGCTCCTGAAGGCGCATGAGCTGCTGGTCAATTACCTGCGCCGCGACAGCCAGACGCTTCCGCTGATGGTACTGATCTCGGACGGTGAGGCCAATGTCGGTGTGAAAAGAGAAAAATGCTATGAAGGCCCAGGCTACGCAGCTCTCCTCGAGGAGCTATTCACGATCGCGAAGATGATCCGCGAAGACAAGCGAATCAAGACACTGGTCATCGATACCGAAGAACGCAGGTTTTCCGTCTTCCGAAATTCGGCTAGTTCGCCTTCAATGGCCCAGCGGATTGCAAAAGCAATGGGCTCTTCCTACTGCAAGATTGAAGATTTTCGCGCTGGCGGCCTCATCCGCGCCGTCAAGAAAGAATTGTAA